aagtggagtagTTGTGTGGTATTCCACTGTGCAGCAAGGGAAACCTTCAAGGAACAGTTTGTAGATTAAACCTAccttttaaaaggtattacatttgatatggtaggtcttaagttatgttgccataaacttgttggctgtgttgtgtttaaatgtgtctgttaaatgtccgagCTGCAAAGACGgtaatgttagtctactcagttccacctgtttcaATTTATatcgaaattaggaaccaattgtcGCTAATTTTGCAGCCCCAGTGAGAAATTACTTGGAACAGCGGGAattaaggtgttggagtaaataaatgcattCTCCTAAATTCTAGCAGAatcaaatttttgccagtatgacatgggaatgggcattaaattctgttctgaacagtcttaaaaaggtcttaaaaagtcttaaatgtaattcttagaaacctgtaggaactcgGTGTTGAGCATGAGGGTTGAACCATCAGGATGTGGGATTGTGTTGCAACCAGTAGCACAGGAAACACTGTTGGGGTGGGGGGAAGAATGGGTCTGACTAAATAACAGCAAATTCATCATGTCTGTAAAAGATGATAAGGATCATGATCGGAAATGTACTTGGAGATCGACTGCCTGAAAGTTTTGGAATGGCCGTGACAGTCCCCAGACATTGATGAAAATCTGTAGTTAGATCTTCACAGTACTCTACATGCAGGATAGCCTAAGAATTTCTCAGAACTggactacagtcgtggaaaaaattattagaccacccttgttttcttcagtttcttgttaattttaatgccatgttcaactaaaggtacatttgtttggtcaaatatattgataacaacaaaaataactcataagagtttaatttcagagctgatatctatccattttccatgttttcttgataaccaaaatcacttcagttcttacatcaatatgtatggcattgtactaacaaaaacagtgcttttaggcatcccatgttttcttttgtctgttttagtcacatgatacacaggagttagtacttgattgcataaccattgttttggatgacttttgatggtctaataagtttttctgCGACTGGATGTATGCATGTGtaaattgcaaaaaaataaaataaaaagtatgcATTAATGTTGCTGACAAtattgtcttttttgtgtttacatCTTTAAAATTAAAAATCACCAAGTTGTGCTGTTTTTCAATGGGTGtcgatatatttttatttttatttgataatACATGACTGACTTTAGCACTGAATGCCACCTGGCTGAACAGCGTCACTAACACTATCCTTCCTGGACCGCAGATCCCTGTGTACCGTGGCTGTTCACATCCCCTGCTGGCCCGTAAACAACATGCTAGTGATTACCATGGAAAGGATGGACTTGGCGATGTCCCAGATCCAGATGCTCCAGGCCTGGATCTGCTGCAGAAGAGAAAAGCTGCGCAGGCCATGATCAAGATGGTCAAAGAACATCCTAATGAGGCGAGTAACAGAGGAGGACTAGATGTTCTTTACTGATGAAGATACTGCATCATGCATTATTTAGAAGAACACTGATTTGCTCTGTGTCCTTAGGTAACTCTGGTTGCCACGGCACCCCTCACTAACCTGGCTGTCGCTGTACAGCTGGACCCATCCTTCCCTGAGAAACTGAAGGCACTCTACATCATGggaggaaacactgactgtacgTTACCTGTCTGTGCATGTATTTGTATATCTGTGGTCTTCTGCTTTGATTAAAGCTCTGCCATGTCTGTTTACAGCCAGAGGTAACACCACAGTATGTGGAGAGTTTAACTTTGTGGCTGATCCAGAAGCTGCGTACATCGTGCTGGATCGTTACACCTGTCCCACCTACATCGCCACCTGGGAGTTCACCTGCAGGAACAGTCTGTCATGGGTGAGAAGACAAACACGTCTATATGTCCTTCAGCCCCAGTGGTAGAATGTAACCAGACAGTTTTAGTCCACAGCTTAATCTgcaagtatttattattattatatttttatcattataacctttatttaaccaggaaaaaaaagctcattgagatcaGAAATCTCTTTTtaaagagtgtcctggccaagaaagcagcagcagcagaagttacacaaaatggaaatcacagccatacatccacactagaaatatacataaacacagtaaaagtcagtactaatacaactactactaataataaatacTTATAAATGCTCTCTACATCTTCTCCATGACATCTAAGATTCAACCATTGTAATTTTTTGAGTGAAAACCATTTATCTCCAAGTTTGTCAATAcagaatgtttgtgataaactcaAGGTTCAGAAAGTCCTCGTCCATCTTAagataaatacacatttaaaaacCTCCTAGATCCACTGGAAAATgtgaaactgaaaatatgtttatttttctaAGCTCTTGTAACATTACATGGTGTCCAGATGCATGGTCCAAACAGGACAGTGATGGTATGATGAGTTTATAGTATAAGCAGTAAAATGATTCCAAAAGCAGGTGATATTTTGCACTGTAACTACTTTTAGTTGTATATTTTGCTAATAATACTTAGATTCTTTTACCTACGTGACATTTTTATGCAGACCTTTTTAAGTTGTATGATTATATGATTAAGTTATATGtgatttcttggaattaagagagagtaattataatttcagagatctTCATATTTGTGAATTGACtcaagtgaggacaaatgtgaagtctagacggactggggttgtgtgtgtgtgtgtgaaattatggaatggacctgatgatgattTTAAGTTATTTACTCCTttgataaagttaaaaaaaaaaaaagccttaagtttaaaattatttaggaatattgaattgagatagtagatatgtttttgttgtttgtttttttttctatttatggtgtgaatgcttgatgctgtgtacatttaatttaatgtaagcagtgtattaggtgaaaaggatagacaaaaaaataaacttttgcttctagcctattccttttttggtttttatgtttattgtgattattgtactgggtgcaatgattgatgtacaaaccaaaatcaattcattcattcattcattcattcattcattcatataaatgtaaaacaatattttctgctctgtgttttcttCCCTCAGAGTTTCTGTGATAAAATGTACCTGGATCAAAAAACTGCAAAGGCTGAATTCATGTGCAACATTTCCCGCCT
The sequence above is a segment of the Sphaeramia orbicularis chromosome 2, fSphaOr1.1, whole genome shotgun sequence genome. Coding sequences within it:
- the LOC115431805 gene encoding inosine-uridine preferring nucleoside hydrolase-like, which gives rise to MKKKLILDVDTGVDDAQAIMLALADPDVEILGITCVHGNTPLENVLQNTLRVLKVCNKLDIPVYRGCSHPLLARKQHASDYHGKDGLGDVPDPDAPGLDLLQKRKAAQAMIKMVKEHPNEVTLVATAPLTNLAVAVQLDPSFPEKLKALYIMGGNTDSRGNTTVCGEFNFVADPEAAYIVLDRYTCPTYIATWEFTCRNSLSWSFCDKMYLDQKTAKAEFMCNISRLSREKSQSAEYQKEITAGTGFNSCDCYALAAALDQSLVTECEEVAVAVELEGTYTRGMMVVDYMELLKKKHKAFVMKKFDLEKFKEMLVNSLK